One Candidatus Neomarinimicrobiota bacterium DNA segment encodes these proteins:
- a CDS encoding BNR repeat-containing protein, giving the protein MSRIYRLFTAIIGVVLLISCGVQTDSNEPFVLSEDGGWCWFQDPRAVIYDGKLIVGTVAMGRYDSLRTGDVEALVYNIKSGETDRVELYDQLQADDHDSPVFHVRPDGRILTFFAKHGNENRFYYRISKPAAPTTWGPIQTYLPSESTMLTYSNLYRLKAEGNRLYDFFRGLDDTYKPSYVYSDDLGETWSTGNVFIDVPVKQRHRPYVRYTSNGTDEIHMLYTEGHPRVYDNSLYHIYYSDGNLHATDGSVIRSLEAGLTRPEEGTKIFQGDSNHVAWSVDLELDGNGNPCAVYSVQVGSAGLPPGQGGDDIRYRYARWDGEQWQDYPLAYAGTKLYSGEDDYSGLAAIDPDNPDVVFISTDADPETGDPLISQADGQRHYEVYKGITSDGGSTWAWTPITQNSSEDNLRPVVPQWTKEKTVLLWLRGEYRSYTDFSQDVVGRVLHNE; this is encoded by the coding sequence GTGTCACGAATTTACAGATTATTTACGGCGATTATTGGTGTGGTACTTCTCATCTCCTGCGGTGTACAAACAGATTCCAACGAGCCGTTCGTCCTGAGCGAGGACGGCGGCTGGTGCTGGTTTCAGGATCCGCGGGCGGTGATTTATGATGGCAAACTGATTGTCGGCACCGTGGCGATGGGGCGGTATGACTCGCTCCGGACAGGAGATGTTGAAGCGTTGGTGTACAATATAAAATCCGGGGAAACCGACCGGGTTGAGTTGTACGATCAGCTCCAGGCCGACGATCACGACTCTCCGGTCTTCCACGTGCGCCCGGACGGCCGCATTCTTACCTTCTTTGCGAAACATGGAAACGAAAACCGATTCTATTACCGGATTTCCAAGCCGGCCGCTCCGACCACCTGGGGTCCGATACAGACGTATCTTCCCAGCGAATCCACCATGCTGACCTATTCCAACCTCTACCGGCTCAAAGCGGAAGGAAACCGCCTGTATGACTTCTTCCGGGGTTTGGACGATACGTATAAGCCGTCTTACGTGTATTCCGATGATCTGGGCGAAACCTGGAGTACCGGGAACGTGTTTATCGACGTTCCGGTGAAGCAGCGGCACCGGCCGTATGTGCGTTATACTTCCAACGGAACGGACGAGATTCACATGCTCTATACCGAGGGGCATCCCCGGGTGTATGACAACAGTCTGTACCATATTTATTATTCCGACGGAAATCTCCATGCCACTGATGGATCGGTCATCCGCAGTCTGGAGGCAGGCCTCACCAGACCGGAAGAAGGCACGAAGATCTTCCAGGGCGATTCGAATCATGTGGCCTGGTCGGTGGATTTGGAGCTGGACGGAAACGGAAATCCCTGCGCTGTCTATTCGGTGCAGGTCGGATCGGCGGGACTGCCGCCGGGACAGGGCGGCGACGATATCCGGTATCGGTATGCCAGGTGGGACGGCGAGCAGTGGCAGGATTATCCCCTGGCGTATGCCGGGACTAAACTGTACTCAGGAGAGGATGACTACAGTGGTTTAGCCGCCATCGATCCGGATAATCCGGACGTGGTATTTATCTCCACAGATGCAGATCCGGAAACCGGAGATCCTCTGATCAGTCAGGCGGACGGCCAGCGCCATTACGAGGTCTACAAAGGAATTACCAGCGATGGTGGTTCTACCTGGGCATGGACTCCGATCACGCAAAATTCATCCGAGGATAATCTGCGTCCTGTCGTGCCGCAATGGACTAAGGAGAAAACTGTGCTGCTCTGGCTCCGTGGCGAATACCGATCGTATACTGATTTTTCACAGGATGTTGTGGGGCGTGTGTTGCATAACGAGTAA
- a CDS encoding MerR family transcriptional regulator, translating into MKDYTVKQLAEMAGISVRTLHHYDEIGLLEPAHRTRAGYRKYGEEELSRLQQILFYRELDFPLKEIGEILDSPDFDTVEALQQHKAALISRRKRLTQLISTIDKTIAKETEGAPMSHEELYKGIPKEKAQAWRKEAKDKWGSAVDQSEDYLKSLGKQELDELKSGFAECWQTLAEMSDGDPESPEVQAEVEKHYHYIRRFWGTTGSPDDQAEQYVGLGELYRADNRYTTIEGKEYPGFGEFMSSAMRYFAGQNLD; encoded by the coding sequence ATGAAAGATTATACCGTAAAACAGCTGGCAGAAATGGCGGGGATCAGTGTGCGGACCCTGCACCATTACGACGAAATCGGACTCCTGGAGCCGGCGCACCGCACCCGGGCGGGATACCGCAAGTACGGCGAAGAAGAACTCTCTCGCTTGCAGCAGATCCTGTTCTACCGGGAACTGGATTTCCCACTGAAGGAGATCGGCGAGATTCTCGACTCTCCGGATTTCGATACCGTGGAGGCGCTGCAGCAGCATAAAGCAGCCCTGATCTCGCGACGTAAGCGGCTGACGCAACTGATCTCGACCATCGACAAAACCATAGCCAAGGAAACGGAAGGAGCACCCATGTCCCACGAGGAACTGTATAAAGGTATACCGAAAGAGAAAGCACAAGCCTGGCGGAAGGAAGCCAAAGATAAATGGGGTTCGGCCGTTGACCAATCCGAGGACTATCTGAAATCCCTCGGGAAGCAGGAGCTCGACGAACTCAAATCGGGCTTTGCCGAGTGCTGGCAGACGCTGGCCGAAATGAGCGACGGCGATCCGGAAAGCCCGGAAGTCCAGGCGGAAGTGGAAAAGCACTACCACTATATCCGCCGATTCTGGGGGACGACTGGTTCACCGGACGATCAAGCGGAACAGTATGTGGGGCTGGGCGAACTCTACAGAGCGGACAACCGCTACACCACCATCGAGGGGAAGGAATATCCGGGATTCGGCGAATTTATGAGCAGCGCTATGCGGTATTTCGCCGGGCAGAATCTGGATTAG
- a CDS encoding PmoA family protein, with translation MLNIPNKMLAFIGSVLILLVGLCCVRIGNAQTISGDGLTASRAGDGVLITEGGDSILFYQMAPRSYRGEYTRSNYIHPLWGLSGEVLTEDFPKDHLHQRGIFWAWHQVYVNGKRVGDQWELEDCRWDFKKITIDRNGLPESIAIQAEVLWMSPGWTDAQGEQVPFVKETTTIEVHRRQPDLRKIDFTIELRALDGHVKIGGSEDVKGYGGFSARIRLPKGIRFTGTSGAVTPENTAVQAGPWVDFSGSFIEESVSGITIFTHPSLPNFPPPWILRSEASMQNPVFPGRAPVAVPTESPLTLRYRLVLHAGGPDTINPDSLQAEYSTLVE, from the coding sequence ATGCTGAATATTCCAAATAAAATGCTGGCCTTCATTGGGAGCGTATTGATTCTATTGGTCGGACTATGTTGTGTCCGAATCGGAAACGCACAGACTATATCCGGGGACGGCCTGACTGCCTCCCGGGCCGGAGATGGTGTACTAATCACTGAGGGCGGTGACAGCATCCTGTTTTACCAAATGGCACCTAGGTCGTATAGGGGTGAGTATACTCGTTCAAATTATATCCACCCATTATGGGGACTATCTGGCGAAGTCCTGACCGAGGATTTTCCGAAAGATCACCTGCACCAGCGGGGGATCTTCTGGGCGTGGCATCAGGTGTATGTCAATGGGAAGCGCGTGGGCGATCAATGGGAATTGGAGGATTGTCGCTGGGATTTTAAAAAGATTACCATAGATAGAAACGGGCTTCCGGAATCCATCGCGATCCAGGCGGAAGTGTTGTGGATGTCTCCCGGTTGGACAGACGCGCAGGGAGAGCAGGTGCCCTTTGTGAAAGAGACGACCACCATTGAAGTCCACAGACGCCAGCCGGATCTACGGAAAATAGATTTTACCATCGAACTTCGTGCTTTGGATGGGCATGTCAAAATCGGCGGCTCCGAAGATGTGAAGGGCTACGGCGGATTTTCCGCCCGCATTCGCTTGCCGAAAGGCATCCGCTTTACCGGTACTTCGGGAGCGGTAACGCCGGAAAACACCGCCGTGCAGGCCGGCCCGTGGGTGGACTTTTCCGGTTCATTTATCGAGGAATCGGTATCGGGAATTACGATCTTTACCCATCCGTCCCTGCCGAATTTTCCGCCGCCGTGGATACTGCGGAGCGAGGCCAGCATGCAAAATCCGGTGTTTCCCGGTCGGGCGCCGGTGGCAGTGCCAACGGAGAGTCCACTGACGCTGCGATACCGGCTGGTGCTCCATGCCGGTGGACCGGATACTATCAATCCGGATTCGCTTCAGGCCGAATATAGTACATTGGTAGAGTAG
- a CDS encoding DNA repair protein has product MQLHVNRFQCITTAKKAIPPAKLRGYLGGAFYDHPLIHNHENGKSRNRYPLIQYKILDDIPTIVSVKDGNAVIQKLFTEINEIQLINKTYPVLEKNLKQTKYDYGGSEQFYQYEFLTPWIPFNQKNYEQYKTLETNKQRADKLKSILIGNILSQAKGLDYWIEQQLEVKLALHQTDRPVEYKKVQFIGFEGYFKVNFNLPDYLGIGKAVSHGFGTIKRMET; this is encoded by the coding sequence ATGCAACTCCACGTCAACAGATTCCAGTGCATCACCACCGCGAAAAAAGCCATTCCGCCAGCCAAACTTCGGGGATACCTGGGCGGCGCGTTTTACGACCATCCGTTGATTCATAACCATGAGAATGGTAAATCCCGCAACCGGTATCCGCTGATCCAGTACAAAATTCTGGACGATATTCCGACGATTGTCAGCGTGAAAGACGGGAATGCGGTTATACAAAAACTGTTCACCGAGATTAACGAAATCCAGCTGATTAACAAGACCTATCCGGTGCTGGAAAAAAATCTGAAACAGACAAAATATGATTACGGGGGGAGTGAGCAATTTTATCAGTACGAATTTTTAACGCCCTGGATACCGTTTAACCAGAAAAATTACGAGCAGTATAAGACGCTGGAGACAAACAAGCAACGCGCTGACAAACTAAAAAGCATCCTGATCGGCAATATTCTTTCCCAGGCCAAAGGACTTGATTATTGGATCGAGCAGCAACTTGAAGTGAAACTCGCATTGCATCAAACCGACCGTCCGGTGGAGTATAAAAAGGTGCAGTTCATCGGCTTTGAAGGTTATTTCAAGGTTAATTTCAACCTGCCGGATTACCTGGGAATCGGCAAGGCCGTCTCCCACGGTTTCGGCACCATCAAACGGATGGAAACCTGA